From a region of the Pseudomonadaceae bacterium SI-3 genome:
- a CDS encoding acyl-CoA thioesterase: MAEQPQHLRADYRHFQPITTRWHDNDIYGHVNNVVYYSYFDSAVNAYLIERGGLDIHEGEVVGFVVSSSCDYFASIAFPDLLEVGLRVGKLGNSSVQYELAIFKAGEAQACAAGRFVHVFVDRASNRPTPIPSGLRQALEALVVVAE, translated from the coding sequence ATGGCTGAACAACCGCAGCACCTGCGCGCCGACTACCGTCACTTCCAGCCCATCACCACGCGCTGGCATGACAACGATATTTACGGTCACGTGAACAACGTCGTCTATTACAGCTATTTCGACAGCGCGGTGAATGCCTACCTGATCGAACGTGGTGGCTTGGATATTCACGAAGGCGAGGTGGTGGGCTTTGTGGTCAGTTCGTCCTGCGACTACTTCGCCTCGATCGCCTTTCCGGATTTGCTGGAGGTAGGGTTGCGTGTCGGCAAGCTCGGCAACAGTTCGGTGCAGTACGAGCTGGCGATCTTCAAGGCAGGCGAGGCGCAGGCCTGTGCGGCTGGGCGCTTCGTGCACGTGTTCGTGGACCGCGCCAGCAACCGACCGACCCCGATTCCGAGTGGTTTGCGTCAGGCACTGGAAGCTTTGGTGGTCGTGGCTGAATGA
- a CDS encoding MolR family transcriptional regulator — protein sequence MIRIEIQPRWRFHQSDGSSLDPQGLALLQAVHDTGKLTEAAARVGYSYRHAWNLLGKWQAFFGSPLIELKRGKGARLAPLGEKLLWADQRIRARLSPQLDNLAGELELELNRVLQASKPGLRIHASHGFAVAALREWLERDPSWQWEVQFRSGSEAMIALQRHDCEVAGLHVPAGPLGALSINRIQPWLRPDQRVITFVVRTQGLMLAPGNPLGIKALADLARAELRFVNREPGSGTRLLLEDLLRRDGLDSTAIKGFHSEEFTHAAVAAYVASGMADVGFGVEAAARQFGLTFIPMAREHYCLLCREDSLELPAMAALLRVLQDPEFQERISRLPGYALSRPGDVLPFTQAVEQWSSESLL from the coding sequence ATGATTCGAATCGAGATCCAGCCGCGCTGGCGGTTTCACCAGAGCGACGGCAGCAGCCTTGACCCTCAAGGGCTCGCGCTGCTGCAGGCGGTGCACGATACCGGCAAGCTGACTGAAGCAGCCGCCCGGGTAGGCTATTCCTACCGTCATGCCTGGAATCTGCTGGGCAAATGGCAGGCATTCTTCGGCAGCCCACTGATCGAACTAAAGCGCGGCAAGGGCGCACGCCTGGCGCCGCTGGGGGAGAAACTGCTGTGGGCCGACCAGCGCATCCGCGCGCGACTGTCGCCGCAGCTGGACAACCTGGCCGGTGAGCTGGAACTGGAACTGAACCGGGTTTTGCAGGCCAGCAAACCCGGCCTGCGCATCCACGCCAGTCACGGTTTCGCCGTGGCGGCGCTGCGCGAGTGGCTGGAACGCGACCCCAGCTGGCAGTGGGAGGTGCAGTTTCGCAGTGGCAGCGAGGCGATGATCGCCTTGCAGCGCCACGACTGCGAGGTGGCCGGCCTGCACGTACCGGCCGGGCCGCTCGGCGCATTGAGCATCAACCGCATCCAGCCCTGGCTGCGCCCCGACCAGCGGGTGATCACCTTTGTCGTGCGTACCCAAGGTCTGATGCTCGCCCCCGGCAACCCACTCGGCATCAAGGCGCTGGCAGACCTGGCGCGCGCCGAGCTGCGCTTCGTCAACCGCGAGCCGGGCTCCGGTACACGTCTGCTGCTCGAAGACCTGCTGCGCCGCGATGGTCTGGATAGCACAGCGATCAAAGGCTTTCACAGCGAGGAGTTTACCCACGCGGCCGTCGCCGCCTACGTCGCCAGCGGCATGGCTGACGTCGGCTTTGGCGTCGAGGCTGCGGCGCGCCAGTTCGGCCTTACGTTCATTCCCATGGCCCGCGAACACTACTGTCTCCTGTGCCGCGAGGACAGTCTTGAGCTTCCGGCGATGGCCGCGCTGCTGCGCGTACTACAGGACCCGGAATTCCAGGAACGCATCAGCCGTCTGCCGGGCTATGCCCTGAGCCGTCCCGGCGACGTGCTGCCTTTTACCCAGGCAGTGGAGCAATGGAGCAGCGAAAGCCTGCTCTGA
- a CDS encoding formate dehydrogenase subunit gamma, with product MAILPQRFAPDQCQAVAREVLAARRGQPSALLPILHDIQDRLGAVPPDLLPMIAEELCLSRAEVHGVVSFYHDFRASPPGRHVLKLCQAEACQSMGVKALTAELEQRLGLPLGETLADGSLSFEAVYCLGNCACAPSAMLNGELHGRVDAEELMALLAEQETLA from the coding sequence ATGGCCATTCTTCCCCAGCGCTTCGCTCCCGATCAGTGTCAGGCCGTTGCCCGTGAGGTACTCGCCGCCCGCCGCGGCCAGCCTAGCGCCTTGCTGCCCATTCTTCACGATATTCAGGATCGCCTTGGTGCGGTTCCGCCGGACCTGTTGCCGATGATCGCCGAGGAGCTTTGCCTGTCGCGCGCCGAGGTGCATGGGGTGGTCAGTTTCTATCACGATTTTCGCGCCAGCCCACCGGGTCGGCATGTGCTCAAGCTGTGCCAGGCAGAGGCGTGCCAGTCGATGGGCGTGAAAGCACTCACCGCCGAGCTGGAACAAAGGCTGGGCTTGCCGCTTGGCGAGACCCTCGCGGATGGCAGCCTGAGCTTCGAAGCGGTGTATTGCCTGGGTAACTGCGCCTGCGCGCCCAGCGCCATGCTCAATGGCGAGCTGCACGGTCGGGTCGATGCCGAAGAGCTGATGGCACTGCTGGCCGAACAGGAGACCCTCGCATGA